From the genome of Candidatus Deferrimicrobium borealis:
TCCCCCCCGGTGAAGCCGTACCACTTGAACGCGATCGTGTACACGAGCTGGCCGAACGCCAGCGTCAGCATCGCGAAGTGCACCCCCGACAGGCGGACGCAGAAGAAGCCGATCACCCCCGCCACCAGGGCGGCGAAGACGGGGGAGAGCAGCAGCGCGGGGAGGGTGCCGAAACCCGCCTTCATCGCGAGGAGCCCGACGGTATAGGCCCCCACGCCGTAGAAGGCCATCTGGCCGAAGGAGAGCAGCCCGGTGGTCCCCAGCAGAAGGTTGAAGGCGACCGCCACCAGCGACGCGATCAGGATCTGGGTCAGGAGGTACTGGTAGAACCTGCCCGCGACGAGGGGAACGATCAGCAGGAGGACCAGGGGGATCAGGCGGATCGCCGGGTGGATGGAGAAGTGGACCGGGGAGATCTCCTGCGCCTCCATGCTCAGGTTCTTGTCGGAGAGCGCCTTCACCTTGAAGGGTCGCCCGAAGAGCCCCCAGGGCCGGATGACCAGGATCGCGACCATCAGCAGGTAGATGAGGGACATCTCGAATTCGGGGAAGACGATGATCCCGACCGTTTCCAGCGTCCCGATCAGGATCGATCCGATGAGCGCCCCCCAGAGATTCCCCAGGCCCCCGATGACCACCACGACGAACGACTCGATGATGACCTCGGTCCCCACTCCGGGAAAGACGGTACGGGCCGGGCCGGCGAGCGCCCCCGCGAACCCGGCCAGCGTCGCGCCGAACGCGAACACCAGCGTGAAGAGGGCGGACATGTTGATCCCGAGGGCGTCGGCCATCTCCCGGTCGGAAGAGGTGGCCCGGACGATCTTTCCCGTCCGGGTCTTGTAAAGGAGGTACCACAGCACCAGCGCCATCATCGGCGCCAGCACCAGCACGACGAGCGTGTACACCGGCACGGTCCCCCCGAAGATCGTGACCGCCCCGGAGATCGCGTCGGGCTTCGGGATCGATTTGTACTCCGGACCGAAGACGATCTTGGCCAGGTCGTCGATGATGAGCACCAGCGCGTAGGTCAGCAGGAGCTGGTAGATCTCTTCCTGCCTGTAGATGCGGCGCAACAGGCCCGTCTCGATCACGGTGGCGATCAGCGCCACCCCCAGCGGCGCCGCCAGAAGCGCG
Proteins encoded in this window:
- a CDS encoding ABC transporter permease — encoded protein: MGASIDLSFLTVQVLSALRQAAFLFLISSGLTLIFGVLNILNFAHGALYMLGAYFIYALTLHLTGPAGFLIALLAAPLGVALIATVIETGLLRRIYRQEEIYQLLLTYALVLIIDDLAKIVFGPEYKSIPKPDAISGAVTIFGGTVPVYTLVVLVLAPMMALVLWYLLYKTRTGKIVRATSSDREMADALGINMSALFTLVFAFGATLAGFAGALAGPARTVFPGVGTEVIIESFVVVVIGGLGNLWGALIGSILIGTLETVGIIVFPEFEMSLIYLLMVAILVIRPWGLFGRPFKVKALSDKNLSMEAQEISPVHFSIHPAIRLIPLVLLLIVPLVAGRFYQYLLTQILIASLVAVAFNLLLGTTGLLSFGQMAFYGVGAYTVGLLAMKAGFGTLPALLLSPVFAALVAGVIGFFCVRLSGVHFAMLTLAFGQLVYTIAFKWYGFTGGDNGIQGIPIRPLPGGIDIGSTKAMYYFALAVVGISVECLRRIRSSPFGATLKATRENSQRAAYLGVNVKLYQWAAFVIAGAFTGLAGGLYAVMEKSITPDIIHWTKSGEPVFMTIIGGIYSFAGPVVGAGVFVVLNSYLVAWTEKWALVLGVILLVMVLMLPGGVVGFINEKARGALSKRGWVRKWVFSR